From a single Glycine soja cultivar W05 chromosome 19, ASM419377v2, whole genome shotgun sequence genomic region:
- the LOC114400160 gene encoding CRM-domain containing factor CFM2, chloroplastic-like isoform X2 — MTCWSLFLCHCQRKTGGLVVWRSGSKIILYRGTDYKYPYFLSDKVSRDDNTGDAMQHMDEDAKNFDKRESHSSEKNSVTYAGKSSNVKTAKPALIQGVGSPNKVRFQLPGEAELAKDADSLLTGIGPRFIDWWGYDPLPVDADLLPAVIPGYRKPFRLLPYGVKPKLTDDEMTTMRRLGKHLPCHFALGRNKKLHGLAAAIIKLWERCEIVKIAIKRGVLNTNGELMAEEIKYLTGGTLIARDKEFIVFYRGKDFLPTAVSSAIEQRRSIGMYKLKTRNSLSVTDDPDLKDGTIECDSEVKGMNFKKDTKQGMLTEAEAAIKSTSIKLSMALEEKAKAEKLLSELENAESPQEEEINKEGITEEEKYMLRRIGLKMSPFLLLGRRGVFDGTVENMHLHWKYRELVKIICNKQMSLEDVQQIAQTLEAESGGILIAVERVNKSYAIIVYRGKNYSRPASLRPRTLLNKKQALKRSIEAQRCESLKLHVLKLDRNINELKHQMAKDMEANSKQTSVDNQQAIQEQPVELIDSGGAHQAEPGNSINWNYPKEASVDYQQTMQEQSVELFDGGGAVQSEPQNSINWNSPKEASVDNQQAIQGQSFELIDRSEAHHGEPENSIDWNSPEEASVDNQQAIQGQPVELIDGGGAHQDEPESWSGLIPKETKLDRDSDSVVDTQHCVSISKVMESSIVASESDPDLSALVRDMSSNELPSRSVYLSNRERLLLRKQALKMKKRPVLSVGKSNIVTGLAKAIKAHFQKHPLAIVNVKGRAKGTSIQEVVSKLEQETGAVLVSQELNKVILYRGWGEGEKPSTAINFDKVGKEVAAKPGVSPELLEAIRVECGLQ, encoded by the exons ATGACTTGTTGGAG CTTATTTCTCTGTCATTGTCAGAGAAAAACTGGAGGCCTTGTTGTTTGGAGATCTGGAAGTAAGATAATATTATACAGAGGGACTGATTATAAGTACCCTTACTTCCTATCTGATAAAGTGTCCAGAGATGACAACACTGGTGATGCTATGCAACATATGGATGAGGATGctaaaaattttgataaaagagAGAGTCACTCGTCTGAAAAGAATTCAGTGACATATGCTGGGAAAAGTTCAAATGTCAAAACAGCAAAACCAGCTTTGATACAAGGTGTTGGGAGTCCCAATAAAGTACGATTTCAACTGCCAGGTGAGGCAGAACTTGCAAAAGATGCAGACAGCTTGTTAACAGGTATAGGGCCACGATTCATTGATTGGTGGGGATATGACCCTCTGCCTGTTGACGCTGATCTTCTACCAGCTGTTATTCCTGGATATAGGAAGCCATTTCGCCTTCTTCCTTATGGTGTGAAGCCTAAACTAACAGATGATGAAATGACCACAATGAGGAGACTTGGCAAACATTTACCATGTCATTTTGCATTAG GTAGAAATAAAAAACTTCATGGATTGGCTGCTGCAATTATTAAGCTTTGGGAAAGATGTGAGATTGTCAAGATTGCCATAAAGAGAGGTGTGCTGAATACTAATGGCGAGTTGATGGCTGAAGAGATAAAG TATCTGACTGGAGGTACTCTCATTGCTCGGGATAAAGAATTCATCGTTTTCTACAGAGGAAAAGACTTCTTGCCAACTGCAGTGTCATCCGCAATTGAACAGCGAAGGAGTATTGGAATGTACAAACTGAAGACTAGAAACAGTTTGTCAGTTACAGACGATCCAGACCTGAAAGATGGAACCATAGAGTGTGATTCTGAAGTAAAGGGTATGAACTTCAAGAAAGATACTAAACAAGGAATGTTGACTGAGGCTGAGGCAGCTATTAAAAGCACTAGCATCAAATTGTCAATG GCACTAGAAgagaaagcaaaggctgaaaaacTTCTATCGGAGCTGGAAAATGCAGAGAGCCcccaagaagaagaaatcaataAAGAGGGTATTACTGAAGAAGAGAAATACATGTTGCGGAGGATTGGCTTGAAGATGAGTCCCTTCCTGTTACTAG GTAGACGAGGGGTTTTTGATGGAACGGTGGAAAATATGCATCTTCATTGGAAGTATCGGGAACTTGTGAAGATAATATGTAATAAACAGATGAGCCTGGAAGATGTCCAACAGATAGCTCAAACCTTAGAGGCAGAAAGTGGCGGAATATTAATTGCAGTAGAAAGAGTGAACAAGAGCTATGCAATCATTGTGTATCGTGGAAAGAATTATAGTCGGCCTGCAAGTTTAAGGCCTCGTacacttttaaataaaaaacaagcaTTGAAGCGCTCTATAGAAGCACAGCGCTGTGAG TCATTGAAGCTCCATGTTTTGAAACTAGATAGGAACATAAACGAATTGAAACATCAAATG GCTAAAGATATGGAGGCAAACAGTAAGCAGACTTCTGTTGACAATCAACAAGCAATACAGGAACAGCCAGTTGAGCTGATTGATAGTGGTGGAGCACATCAAGCTGAACCAGGAAATTCCATTAATTGGAATTATCCTAAAGAAGCTTCGGTTGACTATCAACAAACAATGCAGGAGCAATCAGTTGAGCTGTTTGATGGTGGTGGAGCTGTTCAAAGTGAACCACAAAACTCCATAAATTGGAACTCTCCCAAAGAAGCTTCTGTCGATAATCAACAGGCAATACAGGGGCAGTCATTTGAGCTCATTGATAGAAGTGAAGCTCATCATGGTGAACCAGAAAATTCCATAGATTGGAATTCTCCTGAAGAAGCTTCTGTTGACAATCAACAAGCTATACAAGGGCAGCCAGTTGAGCTGATTGATGGTGGTGGAGCTCATCAAGATGAACCAGAATCTTGGTCTGGTTTGATTCCTAAAGAAACAAAG TTGGACAGAGACAGTGATTCTGTTGTTGATACTCAGCATTGCGTCTCTATTAGCAAGGTAATGGAATCATCAATCGTAGCATCAGAGAGTGATCCTGACCTATCAGCTCTGGTGAGAGATATGAGTTCCAACGAGTTGCCTTCTAGATCTGTATATCTTTCCAATAGAGAAAGACTTCTTCTACGAAAGCAGGCATTAAAGATGAAAAAGCGGCCTGTCCTTTCCGTAG GAAAGAGCAACATTGTAACTGGTCTTGCGAAAGCAATCAAAGCTCACTTCCAGAAGCACCCTCTTGCCATAGTTAATGTCAAAGGAAGGGCAAAAGGGACCTCAATTCAGGAGGTGGTGTCCAAGCTAGAG CAAGAAACTGGTGCCGTTCTAGTCTCTCAAGAACTCAACAAAGTCATACTGTACAGGGGTTGGGGGGAAGGAGAGAAACCTAGCACTgcaataaattttgataaagtgGGTAAAGAGGTAGCGGCAAAGCCTGGCGTCTCTCCTGAACTCTTGGAAGCAATCAGAGTTGAATGTGGATTGCAGTAA
- the LOC114400160 gene encoding CRM-domain containing factor CFM2, chloroplastic-like isoform X1, whose amino-acid sequence MLLPATHFHYFHTFPSSSSSSSSSSSTLHIFPLQFPKPKPKFLIRCSDTETLPDSAIQRIADKLRSLGIADQPSTATPGPSDSDAGEIFVPLPQQLPTRRVGHTIDPTWAKRERREDKVPTLAELSLSDAEIRRLTTAGLAMRQKLRVGKAGLTEGIVNGIHERWRSFEVVRIVCEDLSRFNMKRTHDLLERKTGGLVVWRSGSKIILYRGTDYKYPYFLSDKVSRDDNTGDAMQHMDEDAKNFDKRESHSSEKNSVTYAGKSSNVKTAKPALIQGVGSPNKVRFQLPGEAELAKDADSLLTGIGPRFIDWWGYDPLPVDADLLPAVIPGYRKPFRLLPYGVKPKLTDDEMTTMRRLGKHLPCHFALGRNKKLHGLAAAIIKLWERCEIVKIAIKRGVLNTNGELMAEEIKYLTGGTLIARDKEFIVFYRGKDFLPTAVSSAIEQRRSIGMYKLKTRNSLSVTDDPDLKDGTIECDSEVKGMNFKKDTKQGMLTEAEAAIKSTSIKLSMALEEKAKAEKLLSELENAESPQEEEINKEGITEEEKYMLRRIGLKMSPFLLLGRRGVFDGTVENMHLHWKYRELVKIICNKQMSLEDVQQIAQTLEAESGGILIAVERVNKSYAIIVYRGKNYSRPASLRPRTLLNKKQALKRSIEAQRCESLKLHVLKLDRNINELKHQMAKDMEANSKQTSVDNQQAIQEQPVELIDSGGAHQAEPGNSINWNYPKEASVDYQQTMQEQSVELFDGGGAVQSEPQNSINWNSPKEASVDNQQAIQGQSFELIDRSEAHHGEPENSIDWNSPEEASVDNQQAIQGQPVELIDGGGAHQDEPESWSGLIPKETKLDRDSDSVVDTQHCVSISKVMESSIVASESDPDLSALVRDMSSNELPSRSVYLSNRERLLLRKQALKMKKRPVLSVGKSNIVTGLAKAIKAHFQKHPLAIVNVKGRAKGTSIQEVVSKLEQETGAVLVSQELNKVILYRGWGEGEKPSTAINFDKVGKEVAAKPGVSPELLEAIRVECGLQ is encoded by the exons ATGCTGCTTCCTGCAACTCACTTTCACTACTTCCAcacctttccttcttcttcttcttcttcttcttcttcttcttctacattgCACATTTTCCCTCTTCAATTCCCCAAACCCAAACCCAAATTCCTCATTCGCTGCTCCGACACAGAAACCCTCCCGGACTCCGCCATTCAGCGAATCGCCGACAAGCTCCGCAGCCTCGGCATCGCCGACCAACCCTCCACCGCCACTCCTGGTCCCTCCGACTCCGATGCCGGTGAAATCTTCGTTCCCCTTCCGCAGCAACTCCCGACGCGGCGCGTGGGGCACACGATCGACCCGACCTGGGCGAAGCGGGAGAGGCGAGAGGACAAGGTTCCGACGCTGGCAGAGCTGAGCCTCTCGGATGCCGAGATTCGGCGGCTCACGACGGCTGGGCTGGCGATGAGGCAGAAGCTGCGTGTCGGGAAGGCGGGACTCACGGAAGGGATCGTGAACGGGATTCACGAACGGTGGAGGAGTTTCGAGGTGGTGAGGATCGTGTGTGAGGATCTCTCTAGGTTTAACATGAAAAGGACTCATGACTTGTTGGAG AGAAAAACTGGAGGCCTTGTTGTTTGGAGATCTGGAAGTAAGATAATATTATACAGAGGGACTGATTATAAGTACCCTTACTTCCTATCTGATAAAGTGTCCAGAGATGACAACACTGGTGATGCTATGCAACATATGGATGAGGATGctaaaaattttgataaaagagAGAGTCACTCGTCTGAAAAGAATTCAGTGACATATGCTGGGAAAAGTTCAAATGTCAAAACAGCAAAACCAGCTTTGATACAAGGTGTTGGGAGTCCCAATAAAGTACGATTTCAACTGCCAGGTGAGGCAGAACTTGCAAAAGATGCAGACAGCTTGTTAACAGGTATAGGGCCACGATTCATTGATTGGTGGGGATATGACCCTCTGCCTGTTGACGCTGATCTTCTACCAGCTGTTATTCCTGGATATAGGAAGCCATTTCGCCTTCTTCCTTATGGTGTGAAGCCTAAACTAACAGATGATGAAATGACCACAATGAGGAGACTTGGCAAACATTTACCATGTCATTTTGCATTAG GTAGAAATAAAAAACTTCATGGATTGGCTGCTGCAATTATTAAGCTTTGGGAAAGATGTGAGATTGTCAAGATTGCCATAAAGAGAGGTGTGCTGAATACTAATGGCGAGTTGATGGCTGAAGAGATAAAG TATCTGACTGGAGGTACTCTCATTGCTCGGGATAAAGAATTCATCGTTTTCTACAGAGGAAAAGACTTCTTGCCAACTGCAGTGTCATCCGCAATTGAACAGCGAAGGAGTATTGGAATGTACAAACTGAAGACTAGAAACAGTTTGTCAGTTACAGACGATCCAGACCTGAAAGATGGAACCATAGAGTGTGATTCTGAAGTAAAGGGTATGAACTTCAAGAAAGATACTAAACAAGGAATGTTGACTGAGGCTGAGGCAGCTATTAAAAGCACTAGCATCAAATTGTCAATG GCACTAGAAgagaaagcaaaggctgaaaaacTTCTATCGGAGCTGGAAAATGCAGAGAGCCcccaagaagaagaaatcaataAAGAGGGTATTACTGAAGAAGAGAAATACATGTTGCGGAGGATTGGCTTGAAGATGAGTCCCTTCCTGTTACTAG GTAGACGAGGGGTTTTTGATGGAACGGTGGAAAATATGCATCTTCATTGGAAGTATCGGGAACTTGTGAAGATAATATGTAATAAACAGATGAGCCTGGAAGATGTCCAACAGATAGCTCAAACCTTAGAGGCAGAAAGTGGCGGAATATTAATTGCAGTAGAAAGAGTGAACAAGAGCTATGCAATCATTGTGTATCGTGGAAAGAATTATAGTCGGCCTGCAAGTTTAAGGCCTCGTacacttttaaataaaaaacaagcaTTGAAGCGCTCTATAGAAGCACAGCGCTGTGAG TCATTGAAGCTCCATGTTTTGAAACTAGATAGGAACATAAACGAATTGAAACATCAAATG GCTAAAGATATGGAGGCAAACAGTAAGCAGACTTCTGTTGACAATCAACAAGCAATACAGGAACAGCCAGTTGAGCTGATTGATAGTGGTGGAGCACATCAAGCTGAACCAGGAAATTCCATTAATTGGAATTATCCTAAAGAAGCTTCGGTTGACTATCAACAAACAATGCAGGAGCAATCAGTTGAGCTGTTTGATGGTGGTGGAGCTGTTCAAAGTGAACCACAAAACTCCATAAATTGGAACTCTCCCAAAGAAGCTTCTGTCGATAATCAACAGGCAATACAGGGGCAGTCATTTGAGCTCATTGATAGAAGTGAAGCTCATCATGGTGAACCAGAAAATTCCATAGATTGGAATTCTCCTGAAGAAGCTTCTGTTGACAATCAACAAGCTATACAAGGGCAGCCAGTTGAGCTGATTGATGGTGGTGGAGCTCATCAAGATGAACCAGAATCTTGGTCTGGTTTGATTCCTAAAGAAACAAAG TTGGACAGAGACAGTGATTCTGTTGTTGATACTCAGCATTGCGTCTCTATTAGCAAGGTAATGGAATCATCAATCGTAGCATCAGAGAGTGATCCTGACCTATCAGCTCTGGTGAGAGATATGAGTTCCAACGAGTTGCCTTCTAGATCTGTATATCTTTCCAATAGAGAAAGACTTCTTCTACGAAAGCAGGCATTAAAGATGAAAAAGCGGCCTGTCCTTTCCGTAG GAAAGAGCAACATTGTAACTGGTCTTGCGAAAGCAATCAAAGCTCACTTCCAGAAGCACCCTCTTGCCATAGTTAATGTCAAAGGAAGGGCAAAAGGGACCTCAATTCAGGAGGTGGTGTCCAAGCTAGAG CAAGAAACTGGTGCCGTTCTAGTCTCTCAAGAACTCAACAAAGTCATACTGTACAGGGGTTGGGGGGAAGGAGAGAAACCTAGCACTgcaataaattttgataaagtgGGTAAAGAGGTAGCGGCAAAGCCTGGCGTCTCTCCTGAACTCTTGGAAGCAATCAGAGTTGAATGTGGATTGCAGTAA